The proteins below come from a single Microtus ochrogaster isolate Prairie Vole_2 chromosome 8, MicOch1.0, whole genome shotgun sequence genomic window:
- the Cep55 gene encoding centrosomal protein of 55 kDa, whose product MSSRSPKDLIKSKWGSRPSSSKSDTALEKFKGEVAAFKTSLDEITSGKGKVTEKEKCRLLEKIQVLEAEREKNVYYLTEKDKEIQRLKDQLKARYSSSSLLEQLEEKTKECEKKQHLLESLSKETDVLKKQLSATTKRLSELESKACTLHLSQSGPANCFNSSMSSIHEKEMQLKDALEKNQQWLVYDQQRETYVKGLLAKIFELEKRTEIAATSLPQQMKKTESEGYLQEEKQKYDHLLESAKKDLEVEQQTVTQLRLELDEFRRKYEETQKEVEDLHQLLSAQRKADIQHLEEDRHKTEKIQKLREESNVFKGKLEEERKKSEELVSQVRILYESLLKHQEEQTRVALLEQQMQACTLDFENEKLDRQNMQHQLYVILKELRKARSQITQLESLKQLHGFAFAEQSSPLQREPENRVKVTSPKSPTSALNESLVECPNCSVQYPANEHRDLLIHVEYCTK is encoded by the exons ATGTCTTCCAGAAGCCCGAAAGATTTAATTAAAAGCAAGTGGGGATCAAGGCCTAGCAGCTCCAAATCGGACACTGCGTTAGAGAAGTTTAAGGGAGAAGTCGCAGCCTTTAAAACATCCCTGGATGAAATCACAAGTGGGAAAGGAAAagtgactgagaaagagaaatgcaGACTTTTGGAG aaaattcAAGTTCttgaagctgagagagagaagaatgtttATTACCTCACAGAGAAggacaaagaaatacagagactcaaAGATCAGTTAAAGGCAAGATATAGTTCCTCCTCATTGCTCGAGCAGCTGGAAGAGAAAACGAAGGAATGTGAGAAGAAGCAGCATTTGTTGGAGTCCTTATCCAAAGAGACAGATGTCCTGAAGAAGCAATTGTCCGCCACGacgaaaagactttctgaactgGAAAGCAAAGCCTGCACACTCCATCTGTCACAG AGCGGGCCTGCAAACTGCTTCAACTCATCAATGAGCAGCATTCATGAAAAGGAAATGCAGCTGAAAGat GCTCTGGAGAAGAATCAGCAGTGGCTTGTGTATGACCAGCAGCGAGAGACCTACGTCAAAGGACTTTTAGCAAAAATCTTTGAActggagaagagaacagaaataGCTGCTACTTCACTCCCACAGCAGATGAAAAAGACTGAATCAGAAG GTTATCTTCAAGAggagaaacaaaaatatgatcatctcttGGAAAGTGCCAAAAAAGATCTTGAAGTTGAACAACAAACCGTAACTCAGTTGCGTTTAGAACTTGAtgaatttagaagaaaatatgaagaaactcAAAAAGAAGTTGAAGATTTACATCAGCTATTGAGTGCGCAACGAAAGGCAGACATACAACACCTGGAAGAGGACAGACATAAGACAGAGAAGATCCAAAAGCTCAGGGAAGAGAGCAATGTCTTCAAGGGAAagctggaagaagagaggaaaaagtctGAAGAGCTCGTATCTCAG GTCCGCATTCTCTACGAGTCTCTGTTAAAGCACCAAGAGGAACAGACCAGGGTGGCTCTGCTGGAGCAGCAG ATGCAGGCATGTACCCtagactttgaaaatgaaaaacttgACCGCCAGAATATGCAACATCAACTCTATGTGATTCTTAAGGAACTTCGAAAAGCAAGAAGTCAGATAACACAGTTGGAATCCTTG AAGCAGCTACATGGGTTTGCCTTTGCAGAGCAGTCGTCCCCACTCCAGAGAGAGCCTGAAAACAGAGTGAAAGTTACCTCACCCAAAAGTCCTACATCTGCACTCAACGAAAGCCTGGTGGAATGTCCCAACTGCAGTGTACAGTACCCAGCCAATGAACACCGAGACCTGCTCATCCATGTTGAGTACTGCACGAAGTAG